From a single Nothobranchius furzeri strain GRZ-AD chromosome 9, NfurGRZ-RIMD1, whole genome shotgun sequence genomic region:
- the LOC129163077 gene encoding uncharacterized protein, giving the protein MEDLQAATVSQTVLTEQMTTLQNEKRMLVLYEQWKAQARETREKLKEDITVKEMSELADIIEERRDDLLKLYSENRTQMAPSSDVRRKIDACEAVTKEIIGIILERISGVDGDFDADREKARLRELLEHEYAISIYGSTAASNRSQRSSASHLTAKRAEAAAELAAKEVEYEVALEEQRQQEKIRALEEEHKKQVAVQNAELERLRAQRDVKAARARFEAYDRHLLQVGDVQSITDEKVSPNITPKQPLPAVSFGSVQTAPPTVTELAPAVQEAPSSVTQLAQAVQDSIRLNKLPTPEPTVFSGDPKHFIEWKSTFTSLIDQRGISAADKLYYLKRYVTGSARKCIEGTFFRSDEAAYKDAWDKLNQRYGQPFIIQKSFREKLSKWPKVQSRDADGLRTFADFLNACMLAMPHVKGLQILNDCEENQKLLHKLPDWINARWNRQVTKTLMEGGEFPSFSEFASFLSVEAEVAFNPFTSIHALRYSETNSDKGNTKERKGNKASVFKTNSTEQSDTQSIIITSKDFSCVLCQIAHPLHKCPDFLKLSLENRRKFVKEKKLCYGCLKQGHNAKDCKRRFSCDTCSKRHPTCLHDDNYWNSLQKETQVSVNNGTQVNSPAAATAMSLNVARPEHTISTSMIVPVWLSTANNPLKEKLVYALLDTQSDAVFIDQDVTHELQADVCPVKLKLTTMMGKNAVVSSERVSDLLVRGYNSATVIKLPTAYSKDCIPANREHIPTCETAKQWSHLLPIADEIPPLLSCEISLLIGYTCPRALAPKQVILGKDNEPYALRTDLGWSIVGNSDPEEKTDMTTRLCHRCTVKEVPPSTPADAIRVLERDFKDAERNEKTVSQEDLLFLQKLEEGIVQTKKGNYEMPLPFRKRPQMPTNRQLAESRLSQLKRKLMKDQKYKEDYMKFMNEMIKRGDAEETDDIGPPGETWYIPHHGVYHPKKPDRLRIVFDCSAKHNGTCLNDHLLNGPDMINSLTGVLVRFRQHKVALMCDIEKMFHQFQVKEDDRNYLRFLWWKDGDVNSQPQAYRMTVHLFGAASSPGCANYGLKHLAKENRSAYPVGSQFITRDFYVDDGVTSVQKTEDAIQLVKEARELCAKGGLRLHKFVSNNTDVLNSIPTSELATDTKTKDLTFKEAQTERALGIYWNVEKDCFTFNIMLKDQPPTRRGILSAVAAIYDPLGFLAPYVLNGKGILQEMCRQGTDWDDPIPDHLRPRWECWKGDLQNLKNVQINRCYAPAEFGEVIKGELHHFSDASTAGYGQCTYLRLTNKNKEVHCAFVMGKARVSPTKVTTIPRLELTAATVSVTVSKMLKEELLYDDVEEFFWTDSKVTLGYINNEARRFHTFVANRVQKIRSHTSPQQWFHVPTDENPADMASRGTSVKELLSSNWLTGPQFLWKGEIQLPTRKTIELPVGDPEVRKVQTLNTQAVKHASLSDHLTKFSSWSRAVSAVARLRRYLLKDKSKTLTTVAERKIAETVIIKDLQGQVYQNEIDTLKKGKQLPKNSKISNLDVFINKDGVLKVGGRLQLSSLPNSIKQPTLIPGEHHIAKLIIAQSHERVNHQGKGFTMNEIRSSGYWIPKLSQRVSSYIRQCVFCRKQRRPVEGQKMRDLPTERTEQSPPFTYCGMDVFGPFLTKQARKKQKRYGLLFTCFYSRAVHVEMLEDLSTDTFINGLRCFIALRGSVRQIKCDQGTNFIGAKNELNAAQSEMDTGKLSAFLAEKQCDFVLNTPHASHAGGVWERQIRTVKNVLNATLALTPGRLTDSLLRTFLYEAAAIVNSRPLTTDNLNDPNSLEPLTPNHLITMKTSSALPPPGTFIKEDMYARKRWRQVQYLLEQFWSRWRKEYLQNLIVRQKWHTPKRNMQIGDIVMDKDDMLPRSQWKLGRIVDTVQDTDGLVRKVKIASADKNLNKGQRVSKMSVVERPVHKLVLLLEDCNV; this is encoded by the coding sequence ATGGAAGACTTGCAGGCTGCAACAGTAAGTCAAACGGTCCTAACTGAACAGATGACAACTCTGCAAAACGAAAAAAGAATGCTTGTCCTTTATGAGCAATGGAAAGCACAGGCACGTGAAACAAGAGAAAAATTAAAGGAAGATATAACAGTGAAGGAGATGTCAGAACTTGCTGACATAATAGAAGAAAGGAGAGATGATCTATTAAAGTTATATTCAGAAAATAGAACCCAAATGGCACCATCATCTGACGTAAGGAGAAAGATCGATGCATGTGAAGCAGTAACTAAGGAGATCATAGGGATAATTCTGGAAAGAATAAGTGGTGTTGATGGAGATTTTGATGCAGATCGTGAAAAAGCTCGTTTACGTGAACTTTTAGAGCATGAATACGCCATTTCCATATATGGATCAACTGCAGCATCAAATCGCAGCCAGCGATCCTCAGCTTCCCATCTTACAGCAAAACGagctgaagcagcagcagaactAGCAGCAAAGGAGGTTGAGTATGAGGTCGCGCTGGAGGAACAAAGACAACAAGAAAAAATAAGGGCTCTAGAAGAAGAGCATAAAAAACAGGTGGCAGTTCAAAATGCAGAGTTAGAACGCCTGAGAGCACAAAGGGATGTGAAAGCAGCTCGAGCCAGATTTGAAGCATATGACAGGCATTTACTACAAGTGGGTGATGTACAGTCAATTACAGATGAAAAGGTGAGCCCAAACATCACACCTAAACAGCCGTTACCAGCAGTCTCCTTTGGTTCTGTGCAGACAGCCCCCCCTACTGTTACTGAGTTGGCACCAGCAGTGCAGGAAGCTCCCTCCAGTGTTACCCAGCTAGCACAGGCAGTTCAAGACAGCATAAGATTAAACAAACTTCCTACGCCAGAACCAACAGTTTTTAGTGGCGACCCAAAGCATTTCATTGAATGGAAATCCACATTTACATCACTGATTGATCAAAGGGGCATCTCAGCAGCAGATAAACTGTACTATTTGAAGAGATATGTAACAGGGTCAGCTCGCAAATGCATTGAAGGGACTTTCTTTAGGAGTGATGAAGCCGCATATAAGGACGCTTGGGACAAGTTAAACCAAAGATACGGCCAGCCCTTTATTATACAGAAATCATTCCGAGAGAAGCTATCAAAATGGCCAAAGGTGCAGTCCAGAGATGCTGATGGATTAAGAACTTTTGCGGACTTCCTAAATGCATGCATGCTCGCTATGCCTCATGTAAAGGGTTTGCAAATACTTAACGACTGCGAGGAAAATCAAAAATTACTGCACAAACTACCAGACTGGATAAATGCAAGATGGAACCGACAGGTAACAAAGACTTTAATGGAAGGTGGTGAGTTTCCAAGTTTTAGTGAGTTTGCATCCTTTCTCTCTGTTGAAGCTGAAGTTGCATTTAACCCATTCACCTCCATTCACGCCCTTCGTTACTCTGAAACTAACAGCGACAAAGGAAACACAAAAGAACGAAAAGGGAACAAAGCAAGTGTTTTTAAGACAAATTCAACGGAACAAAGTGACACACAGTCAATAATAATAACATCAAAGGATTTTTCATGTGTTCTGTGTCAGATTGCACATCCACTCCACAAGTGTCCAGACTTCTTAAAACTGTCtctagaaaacagaagaaagttTGTGAAGGAGAAGAAACTTTGTTATGGTTGTCTAAAACAAGGTCACAATGCCAAAGACTGCAAACGCCGCTTCAGTTGTGATACCTGCTCAAAGAGGCATCCTACCTGTCTTCATGACGACAATTATTGGAACAGCCTACAAAAAGAGACACAAGTGAGTGTAAATAATGGAACTCAAGTTAACTCACCTGCAGCAGCGACGGCTATGTCACTCAATGTTGCCAGACCTGAACACACAATCAGCACATCAATGATAGTTCCAGTGTGGCTGTCAACTGCCAACAACCCACTCAAAGAAAAACTGGTTTATGCGCTATTAGACACGCAGAGTGATGCTGTCTTCATTGATCAGGATGTAACACATGAGCTGCAGGCAGATGTTTGCCCAGTAAAGCTAAAACTGACTACCATGATGGGAAAAAATGCAGTTGTAAGCAGTGAAAGGGTGTCTGATCTCTTGGTGAGAGGCTATAACTCAGCCACAGTCATAAAGCTTCCTACGGCATATTCAAAGGACTGCATCCCTGCTAACAGAGAACACATACCCACATGTGAAACAGCCAAACAGTGGAGTCACTTGCTGCCCATTGCAGATGAAATCCCTCCACTTCTCAGTTGTGAGATAAGTCTCCTCATAGGTTATACTTGTCCTAGAGCTCTAGCACCTAAACAAGTAATCTTAGGAAAAGATAATGAACCTTATGCTCTTCGGACTGATTTGGGATGGAGCATTGTTGGCAACTCAGACCCCGAAGAGAAAACAGACATGACAACCAGGCTTTGTCACAGATGCACCGTTAAAGAGGTTCCTCCTTCCACTCCAGCAGACGCAATACGTGTATtggaaagagactttaaagaCGCTGAAAGAAATGAAAAGACTGTGTCACAAGAGGATCTATTATTCCTCCAAAAACTTGAGGAAGGCATAGTACAAACGAAAAAGGGAAATTATGAAATGCCATTGCCGTTCAGGAAAAGACCACAAATGCCAACTAACAGACAACTTGCTGAAAGCAGACTAAGTCAACTGAAACGCAAACTCATGAAGGATCAAAAATACAAGGAGGATTACATGAAATTCATGAATGAAATGATCAAAAGAGGTGATGCAGAAGAAACTGACGATATTGGACCACCTGGTGAGACATGGTATATACCTCACCACGGTGTTTATCATCCAAAGAAACCTGACAGGTTGCGCATAGTTTTTGACTGTTCAGCTAAACACAATGGTACCTGCCTTAATGATCATTTACTAAATGGCCCTGACATGATCAACAGTTTAACTGGTGTTTTGGTGCGCTTCAGACAGCATAAAGTCGCTCTAATGTGCGACATTGAAAAAATGTTCCACCAGTTTCAGGTTAAGGAAGATGATCGCAACTATTTGCGCTTCTTATGGTGGAAAGATGGTGACGTTAACAGCCAGCCACAAGCATACAGGATGACAGTCCACCTTTTTGGCGCTGCTTCATCCCCAGGGTGTGCGAACTATGGACTCAAACATCTGGCTAAGGAAAACAGATCTGCATATCCTGTAGGCTCACAGTTCATAACCAGGGACTTCTATGTAGATGACGGAGTCACCAGCGTACAAAAAACTGAGGATGCTATTCAACTAGTAAAGGAAGCACGTGAGCTATGTGCAAAGGGTGGATTAAGGCTGCATAAGTTTGTATCcaacaacactgatgttttaaacAGCATCCCAACATCAGAGCTGGCAACAGATACAAAAACAAAGGACTTGACATTCAAAGAGGCACAAACAGAAAGAGCCCTTGGCATTTATTGGAATGTAGAGAAAGACTGCTTTACGTTCAACATCATGCTGAAGGACCAACCCCCAACCAGGCGGGGCATCCTATCAGCAGTTGCAGCAATATATGATCCCCTCGGATTTTTAGCTCCTTATGTGCTCAACGGCAAGGGAATTCTCCAAGAAATGTGCCGTCAAGGAACAGACTGGGACGACCCAATACCAGACCACCTCAGGCCACGGTGGGAGTGCTGGAAAGGAGACCTGCAAAATTTAAAGAACGTCCAGATAAACAGATGTTATGCTCCTGCAGAATTTGGAGAAGTGATCAAAGGAGAATTACATCACTTTTCAGATGCAAGCACCGCAGGATACGGCCAATGTACCTATCTTAGactcacaaacaaaaacaaagaagttcATTGTGCCTTTGTCATGGGCAAAGCACGTGTCTCACCCACAAAGGTCACCACTATACCCAGGTTGGAACTCACCGCAGCCACAGTATCAGTCACAGTGAGCAAAATGCTAAAGGAGGAGCTGCTCTACGATGATGTAGAAGAGTTCTTTTGGACAGATTCAAAGGTCACTTTAGGATACATAAATAATGAGGCAAGGCGCTTCCACACGTTTGTTGCGAATAGAGTGCAGAAAATACGGAGCCACACTTCACCGCAACAATGGTTTCATGTACCTACTGATGAAAATCCCGCCGACATGGCTTCCAGGGGCACTTCTGTAAAGGAACTGCTTTCATCCAACTGGCTCACCGGCCCTCAGTTTCTGTGGAAAGGAGAAATACAGCTTCCAACAAGAAAGACTATCGAGCTCCCAGTAGGAGACCCAGAGGTGAGAAAGGTGCAGACCCTAAACACTCAAGCTGTAAAACATGCAAGTCTCAGTGACCACCTCACAAAGTTCTCCTCCTGGTCCCGTGCAGTTAGTGCTGTAGCACGTCTCAGACGATATCTGCTCAAAGACAAATCAAAGACACTCACCACTGTAGCTGAAAGAAAAATAGCTGAAACTGTGATCATCAAAGATTTGCAAGGACAAGTGTATCAAAATGAAATAGACACACTCAAAAAAGGCAAACAACTCCCAAAGAACAGCAAAATAAGCAACTTGGATGTTTTCATAAACAAAGACGGTGTGCTCAAGGTTGGTGGAAGGCTTCAGCTTTCATCTCTGCCCAATTCAATCAAACAGCCAACACTCATTCCCGGAGAACATCACATTGCAAAACTGATAATCGCACAGTCTCATGAAAGAGTTAATCATCAAGGAAAAGGCTTCACCATGAATGAGATACGATCCAGTGGCTATTGGATCCCAAAATTGAGCCAAAGGGTTTCCTCCTACATTCGGCAGTGTGTGTTCTGTCGTAAACAAAGAAGGCCTGTGGAAGGACAAAAAATGAGGGATTTACCCACAGAGAGGACTGAACAATCTCCACCCTTCACCTACTGTGGTATGGATGTTTTTGGACCATTTCTGACCAAACAAGCACGTAAAAAACAGAAAAGGTATGGACTCCTTTTCACATGCTTCTATTCACGTGCAGTGCATGTTGAAATGTTAGAGGACTTATCTACGGACACCTTTATAAATGGACTCAGATGCTTCATCGCTCTAAGAGGCTCTGTCAGACAAATAAAATGTGATCAGGGTACTAATTTCATAGGTGCCAAAAACGAACTCAATGCAGCACAAAGTGAAATGGACACTGGCAAGCTATCAGCCTTCCTTGCAGAAAAACAATGTGAttttgttctaaacacacctcACGCAAGTCACGCAGGTGGAGTATGGGAACGACAAATACGGACTGTGAAAAATGTTCTCAACGCAACATTGGCTCTCACTCCAGGTCGGCTTACTGACTCTTTACTCAGGACTTTTCTCTATGAAGCAGCTGCAATAGTAAACAGCCGCCCTTTAACTACGGACAATCTTAACGATCCAAACAGTCTGGAGCCACTAACTCCAAACCATCTCatcacaatgaaaacttcaagtgCTCTGCCTCCACCAGGAACATTCATAAAAGAGGACATGTATGCACGAAAGCGGTGGCGCCAAGTTCAGTACCTTCTTGAGCAGTTCTGGAGCAGATGGAGAAAAGAGTACCTTCAGAACCTTATAGTGAGACAAAAATGGCACACACCTAAAAGAAACATGCAAATTGGAGACATAGTGATGGACAAAGATGACATGCTACCACGCTCTCAATGGAAACTTGGTCGAATCGTGGACACTGTGCAGGACACTGATGGACTTGTCAGAAAGGTCAAAATAGCCTCTGCAGACAAAAATCTAAACAAGGGCCAACGTGTCAGCAAAATGTCTGTGGTAGAACGCCCTGTTCATAAGTTGGTCTTGTTGTTAGAAGACTGTAATGTTTGA
- the LOC129160163 gene encoding uncharacterized protein translates to MSSSNSSFQVREQSQISSDGSSVETDRGRGRGRGRGRGRGQTCASAQRGSGVRHATEAGQASQDEGAEFAQTSRNVPRTRGRGRAAIKSRRSALSRADEERVEELQRERRAEIERLVQGMSLEDHRHLTSQLLERQPGLVFDVLLNNQRRDRHTTPVQAPALTWCTCGNCTDMPTDAERKCCGQHSVNCISLLPHFRLYCLDEGVLRIHRQYRADLTVLGQIREPGDDNREYRYAAYRHFIFWQHGSLGHGNRRVIPSCCVVKIREKFPDPHGQYTGFLPGV, encoded by the exons atgtcatcatctaattccagctttcaagtcagagaacag agtcagatatcatccgatggttcatcagtggagacagacagaggacgagggagaggaagagggcgaggaagagggagaggacagacgtgtgccagcgcacagagaggcagtggtgttagacatgcgacagaagcagggcaagcatcccaagatgaaggagccgaatttgctcaaaccagccgcaacgtcccacgcacaagaggaagaggcagagctgcaataaagtctagaagatcggcgctttcaagagCTGATGAGGAGAGAGTCGAGGAGCTTCAAAGGGAAAGAAGAGCAGAAATTGAG CGCCTTGTACAGGGCATGAGCCTGGAGGACCACCGTCATCTCACCTCTCAACTTTTGGAAAGACAGCCAGGTCTGGTTTTTGATGTTTTGTTGAACAACCAACGCCGAGATAGGCACACCACACCCGTGCAGGCCCCTGCGTTAACATGGTGTACTTGTGGCAATTGCACAGATATGCCAACAGATGCAGAGCGCAAATGCTGTGGACAACACTCTGTAAACTGTATAAGCCTTCTGCCCCATTTTAGACTTTACTGTTTGGATGAAGGTGTCCTGAGGATCCATCGTCAGTACAGAGCAGACCTCACCGTATTAGGACAGATTAGGGAACCAGGCGATGACAACAGGGAATACAGGTATGCTGCCTACCGGCACTTCATTTTCTGGCAGCATGGGTCACTTGGACATGGAAATCGAAGAGTCATCCCAAGTTGCTGTGTGGTCAAAATTAGGGAGAAATTTCCAGACCCTCATGGACAGTATACTGGTTTTCTACCGGGAGTGTAA